A window of the Atribacteraceae bacterium genome harbors these coding sequences:
- the acpP gene encoding acyl carrier protein, whose protein sequence is MDVFSKVKEIIVDQLGIDDEDVLPDASFIDDLGADSLDVVELIMAFEEEFDIEIPDEDAEKITNVSEAVEYIDSKLS, encoded by the coding sequence ATGGACGTTTTTTCCAAAGTAAAAGAAATCATTGTCGATCAGCTGGGCATTGACGACGAAGACGTGCTTCCGGATGCTTCTTTTATAGACGATCTGGGAGCCGATTCACTGGATGTCGTGGAATTAATAATGGCCTTTGAGGAAGAATTTGATATTGAAATTCCCGACGAAGATGCGGAAAAAATAACCAACGTTTCTGAAGCGGTGGAGTATATCGACTCGAAGCTCTCCTAA
- the rnc gene encoding ribonuclease III: MLSREQELFELENTIGYAFRNRELLRTSLRHKSALEGKNGICNDKLEWFGDRVVGLFIADYLFQHYEKPRSWLSATIERWASAECLAQIARRINLGRYVELGRGEKKNGGPTKDSILTGTLEALIGAVFLDSHSYSATRAVLLDMIARGGGLEGTFLSVNFKELLQKWCLKSAKCLPEYIVVETVGDGEIPYYQVAVKVSGRVVAAGEGKNKKKAEQNAAENALEKLIYAPSDPDNHQCD, from the coding sequence ATGCTTTCCAGGGAACAGGAGCTTTTCGAACTCGAAAACACGATTGGCTATGCGTTCCGGAACCGGGAGTTGCTTCGAACCTCCCTGCGACACAAATCAGCCCTGGAAGGGAAAAACGGGATATGCAATGACAAGCTGGAATGGTTTGGTGACAGGGTAGTCGGCCTGTTTATTGCCGACTACCTCTTTCAGCATTACGAGAAGCCGCGCAGCTGGCTTTCTGCAACGATAGAAAGGTGGGCCAGCGCGGAATGCCTGGCTCAGATCGCCCGCCGAATCAATCTGGGGCGCTACGTGGAGTTGGGGCGGGGAGAGAAAAAAAACGGTGGCCCGACAAAAGATTCCATTCTCACCGGCACACTGGAAGCTTTGATCGGTGCGGTTTTTCTTGACTCTCACTCTTATTCGGCAACCCGGGCGGTTCTCCTGGATATGATCGCCAGAGGGGGCGGCCTGGAGGGAACCTTCTTATCGGTAAATTTTAAAGAACTCCTGCAAAAATGGTGCCTGAAGAGCGCCAAATGCCTTCCGGAATACATCGTCGTGGAAACTGTCGGGGATGGCGAAATACCGTATTATCAGGTCGCAGTGAAGGTAAGTGGTCGAGTCGTTGCCGCAGGAGAGGGAAAAAACAAAAAAAAAGCTGAGCAAAACGCTGCTGAAAACGCCTTGGAAAAGCTGATTTATGCTCCATCGGACCCGGACAATCATCAATGCGATTGA
- a CDS encoding DUF177 domain-containing protein, with product MILFIGEVKKETGKRSHDNLHDVIEPFVQVDERIVFPRPANLSVTLTNCGSEILVEGTLRVEAIISCSRCLEPFVYEIEGEICLELRNADRLVRTSQIEAEAQEDSDIRYYHEDDNYVDINREVRETAILNLPMKPICRPSCRGLCTLCGEDLNRSKCGCRKTVIDSRLSKLQNWRQNEK from the coding sequence TTGATACTCTTTATCGGTGAGGTCAAGAAGGAGACCGGCAAGAGGAGCCATGACAATTTACACGATGTGATCGAACCGTTCGTGCAGGTCGACGAGCGCATCGTTTTTCCCCGACCGGCAAACCTCTCGGTGACCCTGACCAATTGTGGATCGGAAATTCTGGTGGAAGGAACCCTGCGGGTTGAAGCGATCATCTCCTGTTCCCGATGCCTGGAACCTTTTGTCTATGAGATCGAGGGAGAGATCTGCCTTGAGCTCCGTAATGCCGACCGACTGGTCAGGACTTCACAGATCGAGGCGGAAGCTCAGGAGGACAGCGATATCAGGTACTACCACGAAGACGACAATTATGTAGATATCAACCGCGAAGTCAGGGAGACGGCCATCCTCAACCTACCCATGAAGCCGATATGTCGGCCCAGTTGCCGCGGACTCTGTACTCTGTGTGGAGAAGACTTGAACCGGTCGAAATGCGGTTGTAGAAAAACCGTGATAGACTCGCGTCTCTCGAAATTACAGAATTGGCGACAGAATGAAAAATAA
- the fabD gene encoding ACP S-malonyltransferase → MTLAPVFVFPGQGSQKVGMAGDFLNSRSNLVERFFARASRLCGIDLFALCQEGPEEVLALTANAQPAILTLSVVAYHLFTEQSGILPSVVAGHSLGEYSALVASGCLDFDDAVRVVRHRGELMQKAVPLGTGTMIALVGIPPDQVLDMTKELSTIGPVEIANLNSSDQTVLSLACSMKEMVLEESRRRGAKRSVELKVSAPFHSSFMREASRAFADFIQSVPFKKPVFRFICNVDGNEATDPGLIRELLVRQMYSPVQWKTIMDRLFREGYRDYYEIGPGKVLTRLIKREYPETVVCSIDSMQAIERSVSGEEGG, encoded by the coding sequence ATGACTCTCGCTCCGGTTTTTGTCTTTCCTGGACAGGGTTCACAAAAAGTCGGGATGGCCGGGGATTTCCTGAATTCCCGTTCGAATCTTGTCGAGCGATTTTTCGCCCGGGCCAGCCGGTTGTGTGGGATCGATCTGTTTGCGCTTTGTCAGGAGGGTCCCGAGGAAGTACTCGCGCTCACGGCCAATGCGCAACCGGCGATACTCACGCTTAGTGTCGTTGCCTATCACCTGTTTACCGAACAAAGTGGTATATTACCCTCGGTGGTCGCCGGACATAGTCTTGGCGAGTATTCCGCCCTGGTGGCCTCTGGATGTCTTGATTTCGACGATGCGGTTCGGGTGGTCAGGCATAGGGGTGAATTGATGCAAAAGGCTGTACCGCTGGGAACCGGGACGATGATTGCTCTGGTGGGGATACCGCCTGATCAGGTTTTGGACATGACCAAAGAGCTATCAACTATTGGTCCGGTTGAAATTGCCAACCTGAATTCGAGTGACCAGACAGTTCTCTCTCTCGCCTGTTCCATGAAGGAAATGGTTCTGGAAGAGTCCCGGCGCCGGGGTGCAAAGCGAAGCGTCGAACTCAAGGTGAGCGCGCCCTTTCATTCTTCGTTTATGAGGGAGGCATCCCGAGCCTTCGCTGACTTTATCCAATCAGTGCCGTTTAAAAAGCCGGTTTTTCGGTTTATCTGTAACGTTGACGGAAACGAGGCCACCGATCCCGGGTTGATCAGGGAGCTCCTGGTCCGCCAGATGTATTCACCGGTTCAGTGGAAAACGATCATGGATCGCCTCTTCCGCGAAGGATATCGGGATTATTATGAAATAGGACCGGGGAAGGTTCTCACCCGCCTGATCAAAAGGGAATACCCGGAGACAGTCGTTTGTTCCATCGACTCGATGCAGGCGATTGAACGGTCTGTGTCCGGGGAGGAGGGTGGATAA
- the plsX gene encoding phosphate acyltransferase PlsX, producing MRIAVDAWGGDFAPREILLGLKEARSSHDDLLVLGPRDKLGSLYSEMSMDEADFPIVDAPQIIEMDEDPTRAIRRKPNAGITLGVRLMSEGKTEAFISAGNSGAVMTAAWIGLRRIGEIERPAIAVLIPSHNSYTVVLDVGANMDCKPKHLLHFGIMGAEYARIVLGIDRPRVGLLSIGEEEGKGNEVVKAAYQLYKDRREHFRFDFTGNAEGQDIVNGKIDVAVCDGFTGNVLLKFGEGLIELIFQRVSRELAGTLQEERIRHVWKKLDRSEYGGALLLGVEGICMICHGKSKARDIHSAIRKAKDLADQGIVKKIRTSLTSLEA from the coding sequence ATGAGAATCGCCGTTGATGCATGGGGTGGTGACTTTGCTCCCCGGGAGATACTCCTGGGACTTAAGGAGGCTCGTTCATCCCATGATGATCTGTTGGTTCTCGGACCGCGGGATAAACTCGGCTCCCTCTACAGCGAGATGAGTATGGATGAAGCCGATTTTCCTATTGTCGATGCCCCGCAGATAATCGAGATGGACGAGGATCCCACCAGGGCCATCCGACGCAAGCCGAACGCGGGGATTACCCTGGGAGTTCGCTTGATGTCCGAGGGCAAGACCGAGGCCTTTATATCCGCCGGAAACAGCGGTGCGGTCATGACGGCTGCCTGGATTGGTTTGCGTCGTATTGGGGAAATCGAGCGGCCGGCGATCGCAGTCCTCATTCCCAGCCACAATTCCTATACCGTGGTGCTGGATGTCGGCGCGAATATGGATTGCAAGCCCAAACACCTCTTGCATTTTGGGATCATGGGGGCCGAGTATGCCCGAATCGTCCTGGGTATTGACCGTCCGCGGGTTGGTTTACTCAGTATCGGAGAAGAAGAAGGCAAAGGAAACGAAGTGGTCAAAGCCGCTTATCAGCTTTATAAAGACCGCCGTGAACATTTCCGTTTCGACTTTACCGGCAATGCGGAGGGTCAAGATATTGTGAACGGTAAAATCGACGTCGCGGTTTGTGACGGTTTTACCGGGAATGTGTTGCTGAAATTCGGGGAGGGGTTGATTGAGCTCATTTTTCAAAGGGTTTCAAGGGAATTGGCCGGTACGCTCCAGGAAGAACGGATCCGCCATGTTTGGAAAAAACTGGATCGAAGTGAGTATGGAGGGGCCCTCCTCCTTGGTGTCGAGGGGATATGTATGATCTGTCATGGTAAATCGAAGGCGCGCGATATTCACAGTGCGATCCGAAAAGCGAAAGACCTGGCTGACCAAGGTATCGTTAAGAAAATCAGGACCAGCTTGACCAGTTTGGAAGCCTGA
- the fabG gene encoding 3-oxoacyl-[acyl-carrier-protein] reductase, protein MEAPHEQVALITGASRGIGLAIARALGQRGYRIAFNDVSERETIDCAVHDLVSQGIEAVGYTASVTDLPVLSKMVDELTDRWGGIDVLVNNAGITRDGLFVRLPEIRWNEVLTVCLLGTVHCSRAVLKGMLKRRYGRIVNISSVVGFTGNAGQTSYATAKAAIIGFTRSLAREVAGRNVTVNAVAPGFIDTDMTKALPEEVKESWLSQVPLKRWGTPEDVAEVVAFLVSPSAGYITGQTIHVNGGLYMG, encoded by the coding sequence ATGGAAGCACCTCATGAGCAGGTCGCTTTGATTACCGGGGCCAGCCGGGGGATCGGCCTGGCGATAGCTCGTGCTCTGGGACAACGTGGATACCGGATTGCCTTCAACGATGTCAGTGAGCGGGAAACAATAGATTGTGCAGTGCACGACCTCGTCTCCCAAGGGATCGAGGCTGTGGGATATACAGCGAGCGTCACGGATCTACCCGTTCTTTCAAAGATGGTGGACGAACTCACGGATCGTTGGGGGGGCATAGATGTTTTAGTAAACAATGCCGGGATTACCCGGGACGGGTTGTTCGTCAGGCTCCCGGAGATACGTTGGAACGAAGTGCTCACCGTCTGTCTTCTGGGGACCGTGCACTGTTCCCGGGCCGTTCTCAAGGGAATGTTGAAACGGAGATATGGCCGCATTGTCAACATTTCTTCAGTTGTCGGATTTACTGGCAATGCGGGTCAGACAAGCTATGCAACGGCAAAGGCGGCGATCATCGGATTCACCCGTTCTCTGGCTCGTGAGGTAGCCGGCCGGAATGTCACCGTCAACGCCGTGGCCCCCGGTTTCATTGATACGGATATGACTAAAGCACTTCCCGAGGAGGTGAAAGAAAGCTGGCTTTCTCAGGTTCCATTGAAAAGATGGGGAACACCGGAGGACGTTGCAGAGGTCGTGGCCTTTCTCGTATCGCCTTCGGCAGGCTACATTACCGGTCAAACCATTCATGTGAACGGCGGCCTGTATATGGGGTAG
- a CDS encoding nitronate monooxygenase yields the protein MRTRVTDILGIRYPILQGGMAWVSTAQLAAAVSRGGGLGIIGAGGMSANELREEIRRAKTLTTEPFGVNLMLLSPVIAEQIYVVKEERVPVVTTGAGNPSSLLKEFNQLGILTVPVVASVSLAKRLERSGADLVIAEGMESGGHIGEITTMCLIPQMVDALDIPVVAAGGIGDGRGMAASFALGAEGVQMGTRFICTMECMVHERYKQAIIKASDRSTTITGLSTGHPVRSLRNRLSRRFTELEERRACREEMEALGEGCLRRAACEGEIEDGSVMAGQIAGLIHDCMPVGQIIERLIEETKKALFHLERIVSE from the coding sequence ATGAGAACCAGAGTGACCGATATTCTCGGAATCCGTTATCCGATTCTCCAGGGAGGAATGGCCTGGGTGTCCACCGCGCAGCTTGCTGCAGCGGTTTCGCGAGGTGGTGGTTTGGGAATTATCGGAGCCGGAGGAATGTCCGCGAATGAACTGCGCGAAGAAATACGCCGGGCGAAAACACTGACTACAGAGCCTTTTGGCGTCAACTTGATGCTTCTTTCGCCGGTCATTGCCGAGCAAATCTACGTCGTCAAGGAAGAGCGTGTTCCGGTTGTGACCACCGGGGCCGGTAATCCATCTTCTCTTCTTAAGGAATTCAATCAGTTGGGGATCTTGACTGTTCCCGTTGTTGCCTCAGTCAGTCTGGCCAAGCGGTTGGAACGCAGTGGAGCGGATCTGGTGATTGCTGAGGGCATGGAATCGGGTGGGCATATCGGGGAAATAACGACCATGTGCCTGATCCCGCAAATGGTCGACGCTCTGGACATACCTGTTGTCGCCGCCGGGGGAATCGGTGACGGCCGGGGAATGGCCGCCTCATTTGCCCTTGGTGCGGAAGGTGTGCAAATGGGAACCCGGTTCATATGCACGATGGAGTGTATGGTCCACGAACGCTATAAACAGGCTATCATCAAGGCTTCCGATCGTTCGACGACGATCACTGGATTGTCTACGGGCCACCCGGTGCGCAGCCTTCGAAACCGGCTGAGCCGTCGCTTCACCGAACTGGAAGAGCGGCGGGCGTGCCGGGAAGAAATGGAGGCCTTGGGCGAGGGGTGCCTTCGTCGGGCAGCCTGTGAAGGCGAGATCGAAGACGGTTCAGTCATGGCCGGACAGATTGCCGGTCTGATCCATGATTGCATGCCGGTCGGGCAGATCATCGAACGCTTGATTGAGGAAACGAAAAAAGCTCTGTTTCACCTCGAAAGGATCGTTAGCGAATGA